One stretch of Akkermansia massiliensis DNA includes these proteins:
- a CDS encoding lysophospholipid acyltransferase family protein: protein MNSFYWVFYTLFKSISKAFFSWKVVNREKLIEDGPVLIVSNHQSFLDPPMLGISYEDGIYFFARKTLFRGIFKWALPLCLAIPIDQENPDAASLKHVIRLLKSGKRVLVFPEGSRTPDGEIHDGMGGIGLILSKTKVPVQPLRISGAYEAFPIGARFPKLHPVTVTVGDPIPFTPAELNAKGKEAYQHLTDRIMDAIRALPAE, encoded by the coding sequence ATGAACTCCTTCTACTGGGTTTTCTACACGCTCTTTAAAAGCATTTCCAAAGCCTTCTTTTCCTGGAAAGTCGTCAACCGGGAAAAGCTCATTGAAGACGGCCCCGTGCTCATCGTCAGCAACCACCAGAGCTTTCTGGACCCGCCCATGCTGGGCATCTCCTATGAGGACGGCATCTATTTCTTTGCCCGCAAGACCCTGTTCCGGGGCATTTTCAAATGGGCGCTTCCGCTTTGCCTGGCCATCCCGATCGACCAGGAAAACCCGGACGCCGCCAGCCTCAAGCACGTCATCCGCCTGCTGAAATCCGGCAAGCGCGTGCTCGTCTTCCCGGAAGGTTCCCGCACTCCGGACGGTGAAATCCACGACGGCATGGGGGGCATCGGCCTCATTCTGAGCAAGACGAAGGTTCCCGTGCAGCCCCTGCGCATCAGCGGAGCGTATGAAGCCTTCCCCATCGGCGCCCGCTTCCCCAAACTCCACCCCGTCACGGTCACGGTGGGAGATCCCATCCCCTTTACTCCGGCGGAACTTAACGCCAAGGGAAAAGAGGCGTACCAGCATTTGACGGACAGGATCATGGACGCCATCCGCGCCCTCCCTGCGGAATAA
- a CDS encoding flavin reductase family protein: protein MKKIDPKEIRDNAMQLIGHDWMLVTAGTPEHFNMMTASWGGLGFMWKKPVAFVVIRPQRHTFGFIEAGEEFTLSFFSHEYHKALTVCGTTSGRDTDKVAASGLTPYATENGNVSFMEARLVLECRKLYAEALSPEAFLDKTIVPEWYAARDFHKMYIVEILNVWVKE, encoded by the coding sequence ATGAAAAAGATTGATCCAAAGGAGATTCGGGATAACGCCATGCAGTTGATCGGGCACGACTGGATGCTGGTGACGGCTGGAACGCCGGAGCATTTCAATATGATGACGGCCAGCTGGGGCGGCCTGGGCTTCATGTGGAAGAAGCCCGTGGCATTCGTGGTTATCCGTCCCCAGCGCCATACCTTCGGCTTCATTGAGGCCGGGGAGGAGTTCACGCTTTCCTTCTTCAGCCATGAGTACCACAAGGCGCTGACTGTTTGCGGCACCACGAGCGGACGGGATACGGACAAGGTGGCCGCCTCCGGACTGACGCCGTACGCAACGGAGAACGGCAACGTGAGTTTTATGGAAGCGCGCCTGGTGCTGGAATGCCGCAAACTGTATGCGGAGGCTCTCAGTCCGGAAGCCTTTCTGGACAAGACCATTGTACCGGAGTGGTACGCCGCGCGGGATTTCCACAAGATGTACATCGTGGAGATTCTGAACGTTTGGGTGAAGGAATAA
- the cmk gene encoding (d)CMP kinase codes for MHPAIAIDGPAASGKSTVAKLIADRLGYTFINTGAMYRAVTWYMLEQGIDPADTAAVLEALSSVPLSFGKDGSRSVVLCGERVLGEELTRPQVNDHVSTIAAIPEVRSLLVERQREYNRREPVVMEGRDIGTVVFPDTPFKYFVTASEEVRASRRAAEGLTDSIAERDRKDSSRATAPLAQAPDALLVDTSDMTIDQVVRFITDNIQQKLSAR; via the coding sequence ATGCATCCAGCCATCGCCATTGACGGTCCCGCCGCATCCGGAAAATCCACCGTCGCCAAGCTCATCGCGGACCGCCTCGGCTACACGTTCATCAACACCGGGGCCATGTACCGGGCCGTCACCTGGTATATGCTGGAACAGGGCATCGACCCTGCGGACACGGCCGCCGTGCTGGAAGCGCTGTCCTCCGTTCCCCTCTCCTTCGGAAAGGACGGCAGCCGCTCCGTGGTCCTGTGCGGGGAACGCGTGCTGGGTGAAGAACTCACGCGCCCGCAGGTTAACGACCACGTCTCCACCATCGCGGCCATTCCGGAAGTGCGCTCCCTGCTGGTGGAACGGCAGCGGGAATACAACCGCCGGGAACCCGTGGTGATGGAAGGCAGGGACATAGGCACCGTGGTATTTCCGGACACGCCGTTCAAGTACTTCGTCACCGCCTCCGAGGAAGTGAGGGCCTCCCGCCGCGCCGCGGAAGGCCTGACGGACTCCATTGCGGAACGGGACCGCAAGGACTCCTCCCGCGCCACCGCCCCGCTGGCCCAGGCTCCGGACGCCCTGCTGGTGGATACGTCAGACATGACGATCGACCAGGTCGTCCGTTTCATTACCGACAACATTCAACAAAAACTCTCCGCCAGATGA
- a CDS encoding outer membrane protein assembly factor BamD: MNVKKLLVMMAAVSGTLVLCQCSSEAPPPPGTVRMVDQQAIALMQEARAKEAKNDLSGAIKKYKRVVEKHPLSKEAPQARFRMAELYEARKEPADAFDQYQKLIDRHPDSPLYKQAMARQKEMAFGAASGALTNRVLWMFDVRMDPKNVTEWLNHVRDNAPYAPTAPQAMNVLGSYLAARGQMKEAIEAYQNLVDNHPHSPLAPTAQLQIATLYRQAAADGDRNHVNVARAQEAYEDYLQRYPNSSRAGAARSDLAAMKRELVAQQLEVAEYYLTKMKDTDAAIFCYQEVASKGSVNPAAAAKAKARLKKLGVTSR; this comes from the coding sequence ATGAATGTGAAAAAGCTGCTTGTCATGATGGCCGCCGTCTCCGGAACACTGGTGCTGTGCCAGTGCTCTTCGGAAGCGCCCCCGCCCCCCGGAACCGTCCGCATGGTGGACCAGCAGGCCATCGCCCTGATGCAGGAAGCCAGGGCGAAGGAAGCGAAGAACGACCTGTCCGGCGCCATCAAGAAATACAAGCGCGTGGTGGAAAAGCACCCCCTTTCCAAGGAAGCGCCGCAGGCCCGGTTCAGAATGGCGGAACTCTATGAGGCCCGCAAGGAACCCGCGGATGCGTTTGACCAGTACCAGAAGCTCATTGACCGCCACCCGGACAGCCCCCTGTACAAACAGGCCATGGCGCGGCAGAAGGAAATGGCCTTCGGCGCGGCGAGCGGCGCGTTGACCAACCGCGTACTGTGGATGTTTGACGTCCGGATGGACCCCAAGAACGTTACGGAATGGCTGAACCACGTGCGTGACAACGCCCCGTACGCCCCTACCGCCCCGCAGGCAATGAACGTGCTGGGCAGCTACCTGGCCGCCCGCGGCCAGATGAAGGAGGCCATTGAGGCGTATCAGAACCTGGTGGACAACCATCCGCACTCTCCGCTGGCCCCGACGGCCCAGCTCCAGATAGCCACCCTGTACCGCCAGGCCGCCGCTGACGGGGACCGCAACCACGTCAATGTGGCCCGCGCCCAGGAAGCGTATGAAGACTACCTCCAGCGCTACCCCAACAGCTCCCGCGCCGGGGCCGCCCGTTCCGACCTGGCCGCCATGAAGCGTGAGCTGGTGGCCCAGCAGCTGGAAGTGGCGGAATACTACCTGACCAAGATGAAAGACACCGATGCGGCCATCTTCTGCTACCAGGAAGTGGCCTCCAAGGGCAGCGTCAATCCCGCCGCCGCCGCCAAGGCGAAGGCACGCCTGAAAAAACTGGGCGTCACCAGCAGATAA
- the lptE gene encoding LPS assembly lipoprotein LptE, translating into MNRIRNVFKLLLPVLCLLAGSCGYQLGGTKPPKLEFAQTVKVCLFANNSLEPRAATLVTGALADELQRDGTYRLSTGADADIRVEGEVYSITFDQLRSSREDTYKSTELGLRLAVKYRVVDARTQKVLYASSAEEVGQFFDLGNIQTARTNALSYAARLVATSIAETLTNG; encoded by the coding sequence ATGAACCGTATCCGGAACGTCTTCAAACTTCTTCTGCCCGTTCTGTGCCTGCTGGCCGGTTCCTGCGGCTACCAGCTCGGCGGCACCAAGCCGCCCAAGCTGGAATTTGCGCAGACCGTCAAGGTCTGCCTCTTTGCCAACAACTCCCTGGAACCCCGCGCCGCCACGCTGGTGACCGGCGCGCTGGCGGATGAACTGCAGCGGGACGGCACCTACCGGCTCAGCACCGGTGCGGATGCGGATATCCGGGTGGAAGGAGAAGTGTACTCCATCACCTTCGACCAGTTGCGTTCCAGCCGGGAAGACACCTACAAAAGTACGGAGCTGGGCCTGCGCCTGGCCGTCAAGTACCGGGTGGTGGACGCCAGGACGCAGAAAGTCCTGTATGCCAGCTCTGCGGAGGAAGTGGGCCAATTCTTTGACCTGGGCAACATCCAGACGGCCCGGACCAACGCCCTCTCCTATGCGGCGCGGCTGGTAGCCACCTCCATTGCGGAAACCCTCACCAACGGCTAG
- a CDS encoding porin, with amino-acid sequence MKTYTLPVIGIMTLGAAAFAAATPSTGDVLLARDSFSTCKWLGERFKWFNAERDHKNPYIQEFNVSLRMQYGLDWIDPNGEGRVMGEKEGNGRRFNDEWRRFRAGFNMKFLKNFKLNNVWNIGGMDGLESYNAKTNTWDTSDLTYSLYELNLEYKGGPVTYAIGKMKPRITGEYRTSSSAILTIERSMLVNQLRSETNYGFQVNNSDKNDKLGWAAGIWMNGNGGTGTGTFNNRIEPAFNSRDNCFVTGTLSYDTSNDVFLKKSRLWLDYAHNFTNWGDDAQNKAYEKLTGYGFKSKYQGTGAKDVVALTWEGSQGDFSLMTEVMAGFNVIGMKAGAENVFGVTIMPSYKFTPNWEGVVRYQMAAGSNAVKWEKRYTQNSTYSGTSDCMQALYLGVNYYIFECNPNMAKIMAGVEYAHSNGTDASKQKGFTGWSYNIAFRTNF; translated from the coding sequence ATGAAAACCTATACTCTCCCCGTCATCGGCATCATGACTCTCGGAGCCGCCGCCTTTGCCGCCGCCACGCCTTCCACCGGAGACGTTCTGCTGGCCCGCGACAGCTTTTCCACCTGCAAATGGCTCGGCGAACGTTTCAAGTGGTTCAATGCGGAACGGGATCACAAGAATCCCTACATCCAGGAATTCAACGTTTCCCTGCGCATGCAGTACGGACTGGACTGGATTGACCCGAACGGCGAAGGGCGCGTGATGGGTGAAAAGGAAGGCAACGGCCGCCGCTTCAACGACGAATGGCGCCGCTTTCGCGCCGGCTTCAACATGAAGTTCCTGAAAAACTTCAAGCTCAACAACGTCTGGAACATCGGCGGCATGGACGGTCTGGAAAGCTACAACGCGAAAACCAACACCTGGGACACCTCCGACCTGACCTACTCCCTGTATGAACTGAATCTGGAATACAAGGGAGGCCCCGTCACCTACGCCATCGGCAAAATGAAGCCGCGCATCACCGGGGAATACCGCACCTCCTCCTCCGCCATCCTGACCATTGAACGCTCCATGCTGGTCAACCAGCTCCGCTCGGAAACCAACTACGGGTTCCAGGTGAACAATTCCGACAAGAATGACAAGCTCGGCTGGGCGGCGGGCATCTGGATGAACGGCAACGGAGGAACCGGAACCGGCACGTTCAACAACCGCATTGAACCCGCCTTCAACTCCCGGGACAACTGCTTCGTCACCGGCACGCTCAGCTATGATACGTCCAACGACGTTTTCCTGAAAAAAAGCCGCCTGTGGCTGGATTACGCCCATAACTTCACCAACTGGGGCGACGACGCACAAAACAAGGCGTATGAAAAGCTCACCGGCTACGGCTTCAAATCCAAATACCAGGGCACCGGCGCCAAGGACGTGGTGGCGCTGACCTGGGAAGGCTCCCAGGGGGATTTCTCCCTGATGACGGAAGTGATGGCCGGCTTCAACGTCATTGGCATGAAGGCAGGGGCTGAAAACGTCTTCGGCGTGACCATCATGCCGTCCTACAAATTCACCCCCAACTGGGAAGGCGTGGTCCGCTACCAGATGGCGGCGGGCAGCAACGCCGTGAAATGGGAAAAGCGCTATACGCAGAACTCTACCTATTCCGGCACTTCCGACTGCATGCAGGCCCTGTACCTGGGCGTCAACTACTACATTTTCGAATGCAATCCGAACATGGCCAAGATCATGGCGGGCGTTGAATACGCCCATTCCAACGGCACGGACGCCAGCAAGCAGAAAGGCTTCACCGGCTGGAGCTACAACATTGCCTTCCGCACCAATTTCTAA
- the hisI gene encoding phosphoribosyl-AMP cyclohydrolase, with product MEQNDISSRIVFADRGKVNVEKGAEFAPKFDQNGLIPALAMDHVTHEPLMLAYMNAESLRMTMELGEAVYYSRSRQEIWHKGATSGHVQKVKQILIDCDQDALIVLVDQCGAGACHTGHHSCFYRSVPFGDELKAQPQGEPVTLREADGGVVFDAEAVYGKGH from the coding sequence ATGGAACAAAACGACATCTCATCCCGGATTGTCTTTGCCGACCGCGGCAAGGTGAATGTGGAAAAAGGCGCGGAATTCGCCCCCAAATTTGACCAGAACGGCCTGATTCCGGCCCTCGCCATGGACCACGTTACCCATGAACCGCTGATGCTGGCCTACATGAACGCGGAATCCCTGCGCATGACCATGGAGCTGGGGGAAGCCGTTTACTACTCCCGCAGCCGCCAGGAAATCTGGCACAAGGGCGCGACCAGCGGCCACGTGCAGAAAGTGAAGCAAATCCTGATTGACTGTGACCAGGATGCCCTGATCGTGCTGGTGGACCAGTGCGGCGCCGGAGCCTGCCACACCGGGCACCACTCCTGCTTCTACCGTTCCGTGCCCTTCGGCGACGAGCTGAAGGCCCAGCCCCAGGGGGAACCCGTCACGCTGCGTGAAGCGGACGGCGGCGTCGTTTTTGATGCTGAAGCCGTATACGGCAAGGGACACTAA
- the rsmI gene encoding 16S rRNA (cytidine(1402)-2'-O)-methyltransferase, with the protein MAEVEYSVYFVPVPIGNRADVTLRALDVLRKVDVIACEDTRHSGLLLSHYEIRKPLMSMHDHNEQSRAGEIAARAAGGESFAVISDAGMPGVSDPGYRLIQTLKEKEVSFTVLPGPSAVVTALVGSGLPTDAFFFGGFLPVKSGRKGSMLQAAVEASHTSIFYESPHRIVKTVQALAALDPDVPVCVARELTKTFETYHRGPASRLAAEFAERAPKGEIVLLVGGVNAPRAVN; encoded by the coding sequence ATGGCGGAAGTGGAATACAGCGTTTACTTCGTTCCGGTGCCGATCGGCAACCGGGCGGACGTCACCCTGCGGGCGCTGGACGTGCTGCGCAAGGTGGACGTCATTGCGTGTGAAGACACCCGCCATTCCGGGCTTCTGCTCTCCCACTATGAAATCCGCAAGCCCTTGATGAGCATGCACGACCACAACGAGCAATCCCGCGCCGGGGAAATTGCCGCCCGTGCCGCCGGCGGGGAAAGCTTTGCCGTGATCAGTGATGCGGGCATGCCGGGCGTGAGTGATCCGGGCTACCGCCTCATTCAGACGCTCAAGGAAAAGGAAGTAAGCTTCACCGTACTTCCCGGACCGTCTGCCGTGGTGACGGCCCTGGTGGGGTCCGGACTGCCTACGGATGCCTTCTTCTTCGGCGGCTTTCTGCCCGTCAAATCCGGCAGGAAGGGCTCCATGCTCCAGGCGGCGGTGGAAGCTTCCCATACCAGTATCTTTTATGAATCACCCCACCGCATCGTCAAAACCGTGCAGGCGCTGGCGGCGCTGGACCCGGACGTTCCCGTTTGTGTAGCCAGGGAACTGACCAAAACCTTTGAAACCTACCACCGCGGCCCGGCTTCCCGGCTGGCGGCGGAATTTGCGGAACGTGCCCCCAAGGGGGAAATCGTACTGCTGGTGGGCGGCGTAAATGCGCCGCGGGCCGTCAATTAA
- the rnc gene encoding ribonuclease III, with protein sequence MNYTALEDKLGYRFKNPDLLVQALTHPSTDSKPETRRTYERLEFLGDAILQLAVTQYLYRHMPQSPEGELTQLRARTVSRANLGKYGFILGLDKYIALGKGEERAGGRGKNSIIANTFESVFGAMSLDSDYETAKAVALRVLHEALDSAATHPKEINPKGELQAILQDILPETPSYETEEKGQRDAENRFHSRVFWHGHAIGSGHGASKRKAEVAAAADALAAKAWLRITV encoded by the coding sequence ATGAACTATACCGCGCTGGAAGACAAGCTGGGTTACCGTTTCAAAAACCCGGACCTGCTCGTGCAGGCCCTCACCCACCCCAGCACGGACAGCAAGCCGGAAACGCGCCGGACATATGAACGGCTGGAATTCCTGGGCGACGCCATTTTACAGCTTGCCGTCACACAGTACCTTTACCGCCACATGCCCCAGTCTCCGGAAGGGGAGCTGACCCAACTGCGCGCCCGCACCGTCAGCCGCGCCAATCTGGGCAAATACGGCTTCATCCTGGGGCTGGACAAATATATTGCCCTGGGAAAAGGGGAGGAACGGGCCGGAGGACGGGGAAAAAACTCCATCATCGCCAACACGTTTGAATCCGTCTTCGGGGCCATGTCGCTGGACTCCGACTATGAAACGGCCAAGGCCGTGGCCCTGCGCGTTCTTCATGAAGCGCTGGACTCCGCGGCCACCCACCCCAAGGAAATCAACCCCAAGGGGGAACTCCAGGCCATTCTTCAGGACATCCTGCCCGAAACTCCTTCCTATGAAACGGAAGAAAAAGGGCAGAGGGACGCCGAAAACCGTTTTCACTCCCGCGTTTTCTGGCATGGACACGCCATCGGTTCCGGCCATGGAGCCAGCAAGCGGAAGGCGGAAGTGGCCGCCGCCGCGGACGCCCTGGCCGCCAAAGCATGGCTCCGCATTACCGTGTAA
- the recF gene encoding DNA replication/repair protein RecF (All proteins in this family for which functions are known are DNA-binding proteins that assist the filamentation of RecA onto DNA for the initiation of recombination or recombinational repair.) gives MISRLKLMDFRCYGSFSWQIPQQGAIILGNNAQGKTSLLEAVCFLLRLQSPRTARPGPLAAHGKQAFGIRGELPGQARRILWTPDAPDLRVNGEPRKDQRSYLADSYPVVWMGNDDLSLVQAGADARRKYMDFLGSQWHPGYRLALFSYRRALKTRNYLLKHRHRDKLQLDAYTRQLALHGTELKSLRASLLTLLAPHITLAYRSIGEREEQVAVAYRASEEGDLYERLCAAVDRDIRYGQTQNGPHRDDLDITLNGRSAAQFASEGQQRTIAISMKLAQSSLLTEETGHTPIHLIDDVFGELDPTRRVAFLQSLPADAQSLITTTHLDWLHDTPCPLPSFRLEDSTLKPL, from the coding sequence ATGATCTCCAGGCTGAAATTAATGGACTTCCGCTGCTACGGAAGCTTCTCCTGGCAGATTCCGCAGCAGGGGGCCATCATCCTGGGAAACAACGCGCAGGGAAAAACCAGCCTGCTGGAAGCCGTCTGCTTCCTGCTGCGCCTGCAATCCCCGCGCACCGCCCGGCCCGGCCCGCTGGCCGCCCACGGAAAGCAGGCCTTCGGCATCCGCGGAGAGCTGCCGGGGCAGGCCCGGCGCATCCTGTGGACCCCGGACGCTCCGGACCTCCGCGTCAACGGAGAGCCGCGCAAGGACCAGCGCAGCTATCTGGCTGACAGCTACCCCGTGGTATGGATGGGGAATGACGATCTTTCCCTGGTGCAGGCCGGAGCGGACGCCCGCAGAAAATACATGGACTTTCTGGGCAGCCAGTGGCACCCCGGCTACAGGCTGGCCCTGTTCAGCTACCGGAGGGCGCTGAAAACGCGCAACTACCTGCTCAAGCACAGGCACAGGGACAAGCTGCAGCTGGACGCCTACACGCGCCAGCTGGCCCTGCACGGCACGGAACTGAAAAGCCTGCGCGCCAGCCTGCTGACGCTGCTGGCCCCCCACATCACCCTCGCCTACCGCAGCATCGGCGAACGGGAGGAACAGGTGGCCGTGGCCTACCGCGCCTCGGAGGAAGGGGACCTGTATGAACGGCTGTGCGCCGCCGTGGACCGGGACATCCGGTACGGGCAAACCCAGAACGGCCCCCACCGGGACGACCTGGACATCACGCTGAACGGCAGGAGCGCCGCACAGTTCGCCTCTGAAGGGCAGCAGCGCACCATCGCCATCTCCATGAAGCTGGCCCAATCCTCCCTGCTCACGGAAGAAACGGGGCATACGCCCATCCACCTGATTGACGACGTCTTCGGGGAGCTGGACCCCACGCGCCGGGTGGCCTTTCTGCAATCGCTCCCGGCGGACGCGCAAAGCCTCATCACCACCACCCATCTGGACTGGCTGCACGATACCCCGTGCCCCCTGCCGTCCTTCCGGCTGGAGGATTCCACGCTCAAACCGCTCTAA
- a CDS encoding endonuclease/exonuclease/phosphatase family protein, giving the protein MNPVIFSPCAAAAVLLAPFSLWGGEATFMSYNVKNGTGMDGKRDYDRTARVIAEAKPDVAALQELDSKTKRSGGRDTLQELAVRTKLTGTYAKAIDYSGGSYGVGLLSREKPLSVKRIPLPGREEARVLLMAEFKDYCFCVTHLSLTREDSNASIDMIAALAAECRKPFFIAGDFNLTPGSEPIARMKKHFIPLSDFSQKTFPADQPAECIDYIWMYRGRKAEAFKVAERRVIEEPAASDHRPIKVTVRY; this is encoded by the coding sequence ATGAATCCGGTCATTTTCAGTCCATGCGCAGCCGCGGCGGTTCTTCTGGCTCCTTTTTCCCTGTGGGGCGGGGAAGCCACGTTCATGAGTTACAACGTAAAGAACGGTACCGGCATGGACGGCAAGCGGGATTATGACCGTACGGCGCGGGTGATTGCGGAGGCAAAACCGGATGTCGCGGCCCTTCAGGAACTGGACAGCAAGACAAAAAGGAGCGGCGGCAGGGACACTTTGCAGGAATTGGCCGTAAGGACAAAGTTGACGGGGACGTACGCCAAGGCCATTGATTATTCGGGCGGTTCCTATGGAGTCGGCCTTTTATCCAGGGAGAAGCCTTTGAGCGTGAAGCGAATTCCTTTGCCCGGCCGGGAGGAGGCGCGCGTGCTGCTGATGGCCGAGTTCAAGGATTACTGTTTTTGCGTCACGCATTTGTCCCTGACGCGGGAGGATAGCAACGCTTCCATCGACATGATTGCCGCTCTGGCCGCGGAGTGCAGGAAGCCCTTTTTCATTGCGGGAGATTTTAATTTGACGCCGGGCTCGGAACCGATAGCCCGGATGAAGAAGCATTTCATTCCGCTGAGCGATTTTTCCCAAAAAACGTTCCCTGCCGATCAACCGGCGGAATGCATTGATTACATCTGGATGTACAGGGGGAGAAAGGCGGAGGCGTTCAAGGTGGCGGAACGCAGGGTGATTGAAGAGCCTGCCGCTTCCGACCACCGCCCGATCAAGGTGACGGTGCGTTATTAA
- a CDS encoding lysophospholipid acyltransferase family protein — translation MAQLKHPKMVDIRDILDENTRLPALVAASAEKLLGLERLNKAYDKIVRDKESGSPENFFQLASRHLNLKLQLRPGDLENIPKKGPVVVVANHPHGLSDGIMFGELLTRVREDVRILANEQLSLCQELEPWLIKVDVYEDENAKRKNLSGMRKMISWLRKGGVLGIFPAGTASSFSLAHKRVTDDPWNANIAAIIRMTKATVVPVHFPGRNSLLFQGVSLINRKARVAFLPREVGRDGRRTHRIVVGKPIPFSQLGQYDSDEAMVSHLRLRTYLLGKSYEKSRRPHVHRKDRKAKMAALIPPVSVQDMQAEIDALPAECLHARQENGDWDVYVADALQIPNILIEIGRLREYTFRQVGEGSGKACDLDTYDNHYKHLFLWDRTHRKIAGAYRMGETDKIIARYGVKGLYNGEYFSFTPAALKVLDRSLEMGRAFIVPEYQKRPLALGFIWEGIGQFMARNHHYRYLFGTVSISRDYTNLSRALIVSYLKAHEMDSVLVHEVKAYNPPRKADLKRSESCILPIGLTDAQGLSQLVADIEEDGKGIPVLLRQYLKLNGKILSFSVDKHFGDVLDCLILVDIFKSPERSIKRYMGKDTYEQLLPYMQREREEEKAAE, via the coding sequence ATGGCCCAACTCAAACACCCGAAGATGGTGGACATCAGAGACATTTTGGATGAGAATACGCGCCTTCCCGCCCTGGTGGCCGCGTCCGCCGAAAAGTTGCTGGGCCTGGAACGCTTGAACAAGGCGTACGACAAGATCGTGCGCGACAAGGAATCCGGTTCTCCGGAGAATTTCTTCCAGCTTGCTTCCAGACATTTGAACCTGAAGCTGCAACTGCGCCCGGGGGATCTGGAAAATATCCCCAAGAAAGGGCCGGTGGTCGTGGTCGCCAACCATCCGCACGGCCTGTCGGACGGCATCATGTTCGGAGAGCTGCTCACCCGCGTGAGGGAGGACGTCCGCATTCTGGCGAACGAACAGCTTTCCCTGTGCCAGGAGTTGGAACCCTGGCTGATCAAGGTGGACGTGTACGAGGATGAGAACGCCAAGCGCAAGAATCTCTCCGGCATGCGCAAGATGATCTCCTGGCTGCGGAAGGGCGGCGTGCTGGGCATTTTCCCCGCCGGCACGGCCTCCAGCTTTTCCCTGGCCCACAAGAGGGTGACGGACGATCCCTGGAACGCGAACATCGCCGCCATCATCCGCATGACGAAGGCGACGGTGGTTCCCGTGCATTTTCCGGGGCGCAACAGTCTGCTGTTCCAGGGCGTTTCCCTCATCAACCGCAAGGCGCGCGTGGCTTTCCTTCCCCGTGAAGTGGGGCGTGACGGGCGCCGTACGCACCGCATCGTGGTGGGCAAGCCCATTCCGTTCAGCCAGCTTGGGCAGTATGATTCCGATGAAGCCATGGTTTCCCATCTGCGCCTGCGCACCTACCTGCTGGGCAAGAGTTATGAAAAGAGCCGCCGTCCCCATGTGCACAGGAAGGACCGGAAGGCGAAGATGGCCGCACTGATTCCGCCCGTTTCCGTGCAGGACATGCAGGCGGAGATTGACGCACTGCCCGCGGAATGCCTGCATGCCCGCCAGGAGAACGGAGACTGGGACGTGTACGTGGCGGACGCCCTGCAAATCCCCAATATCCTGATTGAAATAGGGCGCTTGAGGGAATACACCTTCCGCCAGGTGGGGGAGGGCTCCGGCAAGGCGTGCGACCTGGACACGTACGACAACCATTACAAGCACCTGTTCCTGTGGGACAGGACCCACCGGAAGATTGCAGGGGCCTACCGCATGGGGGAGACGGACAAGATCATCGCCCGCTACGGCGTGAAAGGGCTGTATAACGGGGAATATTTCTCCTTTACCCCCGCCGCCCTGAAGGTGCTGGACCGCTCCCTGGAAATGGGACGCGCCTTCATCGTGCCGGAATACCAGAAAAGGCCGCTGGCCCTCGGCTTCATCTGGGAGGGCATCGGCCAGTTCATGGCCCGCAACCACCATTACCGCTACCTGTTCGGCACGGTAAGCATCTCCCGTGATTACACCAACCTTTCCCGTGCCCTCATCGTCTCCTACCTGAAGGCGCATGAAATGGACTCCGTGCTGGTGCATGAGGTGAAAGCCTACAATCCGCCCCGCAAGGCGGACCTGAAAAGGTCGGAATCCTGTATCCTGCCCATTGGCCTGACGGACGCCCAGGGGCTCTCCCAGCTCGTGGCGGACATTGAGGAGGACGGCAAGGGAATTCCCGTGCTGCTGCGCCAGTACCTGAAGCTGAACGGAAAAATCCTGTCCTTCAGCGTGGACAAGCATTTCGGCGATGTGCTGGACTGCCTGATCCTGGTGGACATTTTCAAGTCTCCGGAGCGTTCCATCAAGCGCTACATGGGGAAGGACACGTACGAACAGCTGCTGCCCTATATGCAGCGGGAGAGGGAAGAGGAGAAGGCGGCGGAATAG